From one Rhopalosiphum padi isolate XX-2018 chromosome 2, ASM2088224v1, whole genome shotgun sequence genomic stretch:
- the LOC132922792 gene encoding probable aconitate hydratase, mitochondrial, with the protein MAYKLVSGIIQQRFFHSSPAIFGASKVAMSKFDTNPLPYETLEKRIKIVADRLGKPLSLAEKVLYSHLDDPVNQDIKRGVSYLKLRPDRVAMQDATAQMAMLQFISSGLPKVAVPSTIHCDHLIEAQVGGVEDLKRAKEMNEEVYNFLKTAGAKYGVGFWHPGSGIIHQIILENYAFPGLLMIGTDSHTPNGGGLGGLCIGVGGADAVDVMADIPWELKCPKVIGVHLTGKMSGWTTSKDVILKVADILTVKGGTGAIIEYHGPGVDNISCTGMGTICNMGAEIGATTSLFPFNHRMADYLKATCRADIAEEAAKYSKSLLTPDNSSHYDQLIEIDLTTLEPHVNGPFTPDLAHPISKLGNNAKKNDWPVEIKVGLIGSCTNSSYEDMSRCATIAKEALAHGRKSKIPFNVTPGSEQIRATIERDGIAQILREFGGTVLANACGPCIGQWDRKDVKKGEKNTIVSSYNRNFTGRNDANAATHAFVTSPELVTALAIEARLDFDPTKDSIKGADGKEFKLSNPLGDELPAKGFDPGQDTYQAPPADGSAVSVVVDPKSNRLQLLEPFKVWDGKDLEDLTILIKVKGKCTTDHISAAGPWLKYRGHLDNISNNMFLTATNSENNEMNKVQNQCTGEWGAVPDTARAYKAKGISWVVFGDENYGEGSSREHAALEPRHLGGHAIIVKSFARIHETNLKKQGVLALTFADSKDYDKVQPTDKVSLVGLDQFTPGVPLKCILRHTDGSCDEITLTHTFNEQQIQWFKSGSALNRMKQLAAASK; encoded by the exons ATGGCATACAAATTGGTATCCGGTATAATCCAGCAGAGATTTTTCCACTCATCTCCGGCCATATTTGGTGCAAGCAAAGTAGCTATGAGCAAGTTTGACACCAATCCCCTGCCATACGAAACCCTAGAGAAGCGTATCAAAATTGTTGCCGATAGATTAGGAAAGCCATTGTCTTTGGCAGAAAAAGTGCTTTATTCTCATTTGGATGATCCTGTTAATCAAGATATCAAGCGTGGTGTATCTTACTTAAAATTAAGGCCGGATCGTGTGGCAATGCAAGATGCTACTGCTCAAATGGCTATGTTGCAGTTTATATCATCAGGTTTGCCAAAGGTTGCTGTTCCTTCCACGATTCACTGTGATCATTTAATTGAAGCTCAAGTAGGTGGAGTTGAGGACTTGAAAAGGGCTAAAGAAATGAATGAAGAAGTTTACAACTTTTTGAAAACCGCTGGAGCAAAATATGGAGTTGGATTTTGGCACCCAGGATCTGGAATTATTCATCAAATTATTCTGGAAAACTATGCTTTTCCTGGGTTATTGATGATTGGTACTGACTCCCATACACCTAATGGCGGTGGACTTGGTGGTTTGTGTATTGGAGTTGGCGGTGCAGACGCTGTTGATGTGATGGCTGATATTCCTTGGGAACTAAAATGTCCTAAAGTTATTGGTGTTCATTTAACAGGAAAGATGTCTGGTTGGACTACATCAAAGGATGTAATACTTAAAGTTGCAGATATTTTGACTGTCAAAGGAGGTACTGGTGCAATAATTGAATATCACGGACCTGGAGTAGATAACATATCATGCACAGGTATGGGTACCATCTGTAATATGGGTGCAGAAATTGGAGCTACTACTTCATTGTTCCCATTTAATCACCGAATGGCAGATTATTTAAAAGCTACATGTCGTGCTGATATCGCTGAAGAAGCAGCCAAGTACAGTAAGTCATTATTGACTCCTGATAATAGCAGTCATTATGACCAGTTAATTGAAATTGATTTGACAACACTGGAGCCTCATGTTAATGGACCCTTCACACCTGATCTTGCACATCCTATTTCAAAACTAGGAAACAATGCCAAGAAAAATGATTGGCCTGTGGAAATCAAAGTTGGTCTTATTGGAAGCTGCACTAATTCAAGTTATGAAGACATGTCGAGATGTGCTACAATTGCAAAAGAAGCCTTAGCTCACGGGCGTAAATCAAAAATTCCATTTAATGTTACTCCTGGTTCTGAACAAATTAGGGCAACAATTGAAAGAGATGGAATTGCACAAATATTGAGAGAATTTGGTGGTACTGTATTAGCTAATGCTTGCGGTCCATGTATTGGTCAATGGGATCGTAAAGATGTCAAAAAGGGTGAAAAGAACACCATTGTCAGTTCGTACAATAGAAACTTTACTGGACGTAATGATGCCAATGCAGCAACCCATGCCTTTGTCACCTCTCCAGAGCTAGTTACTGCTTTAGCCATTGAAGCGCGTTTGGACTTTGATCCCACAAAAGATTCAATCAAGGGAGCTGATggtaaagaatttaaattaagtaatccATTGGGTGATGAATTACCCGCAAAAGGATTTGATCCCGGTCAAGATACTTACCAAGCTCCACCTGCTGATGGATCAGCTGTGAGTGTGGTAGTAGACCCAAAATCCAATCGTCTCCAATTATTAGAACCATTTAAAGTTTGGGATGGAAAAGATTTGGAAGATCTTACAATACTTATTAAAGTGAAAGGAAAATGTACAACTGATCACATTTCTGCGGCCGGCCCATGGTTAAAATACCGAGGTCATTTGGACAATATATCAAATAACATGTTCTTAAC tgCAACCAATtcagaaaataatgaaatgaataAGGTACAAAACCAATGTACTGGAGAATGGGGTGCAGTTCCGGACACAGCCAGAGCATACAAAGCTAAAGGTATATCGTGGGTAGTGTTTGGTGATGAAAACTATGGCGAAGGAAGTAGCAGAGAACATGCCGCTTTAGAACCACGTCATTTGGGAGGACACGCGATCATTGTCAAATCTTTTGCCCGTATTCATGAAACCAATTTGAAAAAACAAGGAGTATTAGCTTTGACATTTGCCGATAGTAAGGATTATGATAAAGTTCAACCAACTGATAAAGTGTCTTTGGTCGGACTTGATCAATTCACTCCTGGAGtaccattaaaatgtattttgcgcCATACTGATGGGAGTTGTGACGAGATAACACTTACTCATACATTCAACGAACAACAAATCCAATGGTTTAAGTCCGGCAGTGCATTAAACCGAATGAAACAATTAGCTGCtgcatctaaataa
- the LOC132921765 gene encoding uncharacterized protein LOC132921765, with protein sequence MDWESFYDTHPSPSNYESIITSVENFVCSHENEKMVLITSGGTTVPIEQNTVRFVDNFSLGTRGSASAEYFLDAGYVVIFLYRSNSLEPFVRHFNKSLLDKLEIVDDKSIQVKQSELDTLLPIFKKYRDAKNANRILTVPFTTLIEYMWLLRGSCMLMDTKYSLLYLAAAVSDFYIPPSEMAVHKVQSHDGPPMIALRLVPKVLYAVTHIWAPNAYIISFKLETDNGILEQKAKGALTKYKHQLVIGNLLHTRKHNVKIIAQNGVIEDILLTPTDIEKGIEIEDLIVSNVKAKHDQFFESQK encoded by the exons atggattgGGAATCATTTTATGACACGCACCCTTCTCCTTCAAACTATGAATCTATTATAACTTCTGTAGAAAATTTTGTCTGCAGCCATGAAAACGAAAAAATGGTTTTGATAACT TCTGGAGGAACTACAGTCCCAATTGAACAAAATACTGTCCGCTTCGTTGATAATTTTAGTCTAGGAACTAGAGGTTCCGCTTCTGCTGAATACTTTCTTGATGCTGGATATGTTGTTATATTTCTTTATCG ttcTAATTCATTGGAGCCATTTGTTCGCCATTTCAACAAATCGCTATTAGATAAACTGGAGATTGTAGATGATAAATCAATTcaag TAAAACAAAGTGAACTTGATACACTCTTGCCAATATTTAAGAAGTACAGAGATGCTAAAAATGCTAACAGAATCTTAACAGTTCCTTTTACTACTTTGATAGAGTATATGTGGTTACTGAGAGGTTCTTGCATGCTTATGGATACCAAGTATTCTTTACTATACTTAGCTGCTGCTGTTTCAGACTTTTATATACCGCCTAGTGAAATG GCTGTACATAAAGTTCAATCTCATGATGGACCTCCAATGATTGCTTTACGATTGGTACCTAAAGTTTTATATGCTGTGACTCATATTTGGGCTCCAAATGCTTACattatttcattcaaattaGAGACTGATAATGGGATTTTAGAACAGAAAGCCAAAGGGGCTCTTACTAAGTACAAACATCAA cttgTTATTGGGAACTTACTACATACAAGGAAACATAATGTCAAGATAATAGCTCAGAATGGTGTCATTGAAGATATTTTATTGACTCCGACAGATATTGAAAAAGGAATTGAGATTGAAGATTTAATAGTATCAAATGTCAAAGCTAAACATGACCAATTCTTTGaaagtcaaaaataa
- the LOC132921764 gene encoding methylthioribose-1-phosphate isomerase isoform X2: MTLQAIKYENGTLEVLDQLLLPKESKYIPILGVEDGWKVINKMQVRGAPAIAIVGCLSLAVEISKEEFEKKKALRREVEGKLNYLISARPTAVNMKQAADHLISYINSLDNDESISAQEMQARFVAAIEAMLEKDISDNRSIGEFGAKAILNNVTDGEQVRILTHCNTGSLATAYFGTALGVVRCLHSASRLENCYFTETRPYNQGARLTAYELVHDKIPSTLVCDSTVAYLMKTAQINAVVVGADRVAANGDTANKIGTYQIAVVAKHHEVPFYVAAPLTSIDFNVNTGDNIVIEERPQVEMTHINNIRIASPAFDVTPARLITGIITEKGVFRPSELSTLQSQLQDHKNSLPQL; encoded by the exons ATGACTCTGCAGGCCATCAAGTATGAGAACGGCACGTTGGAAGTGCTCGATCAACTGCTGTTGCCCAAAGAGTCCAAGTACATACCCATTTTGGGCGTCGAGGACGGATGGAAGGTCATCAACAAAATGCAG gTACGCGGTGCTCCAGCCATTGCCATTGTTGGATGTTTAAGTTTGGCTGTAGAAATATCAAAAGaagagtttgaaaaaaaaaaggctCTTCGGCGAGAAGTTGAGggtaaactaaattatttaatatctgctAGACCTACTGCTGTAAATATGAAACAGGCAGCAGATcatttaatatcttatataaacTCTTTGGATAATGATGAATCAATTTCTGCACAAGAAATGCAAGCTAG gtTTGTAGCAGCTATAGAAGCAATGTTAGAAAAAGATATATCAGATAATAGATCAATAGGAGAATTTGGAGCTAAAGCAATTTTAAACAATGTTACGGATGGTGAACAAGTTCGTATTTTAACGCATTGCAACACTGGTTCATTAGCTACAGCATATTTTGGTACTGCATTAGGTGTTGTACGTTGTCTACACTCTGCTTCAAGActgg aaaattgttaTTTCACGGAAACAAGGCCTTACAATCAAGGCGCTAGATTAACTGCCTATGAATTAGTTCATGATAAGATACCATCAACTCTGGTCTGTGATAGTACTGTTGCTTATTTAATGAAGACTGCTCAGATAAATGCTGTTGTTGTTGGTGCTGATAGGGTGGCAGCTAATGGAGATACTGCTAACAAAATTGGGACCTATcaa ATCGCTGTAGTTGCCAAGCATCACGAAGTTCCATTTTATGTAGCTGCTCCATTAACTTCAattgattttaatgtaaatactgGTGATAATATAGTAATTGAGGAGAGGCCTCAAGTGGAAATgactcatataaataatattagaatagcttctccag CATTTGATGTAACACCAGCTCGACTGATAACTGGAATAATCACTGAAAAGGGTGTTTTCCGACCGTCTGAACTCTCCACACTCCAGTCTCAATTGCAAGATCATAAAAACTCACTTCCTCAACTGTAa
- the LOC132921764 gene encoding methylthioribose-1-phosphate isomerase isoform X1, whose amino-acid sequence MTLQAIKYENGTLEVLDQLLLPKESKYIPILGVEDGWKVINKMQVRGAPAIAIVGCLSLAVEISKEEFEKKKALRREVEGKLNYLISARPTAVNMKQAADHLISYINSLDNDESISAQEMQARFVAAIEAMLEKDISDNRSIGEFGAKAILNNVTDGEQVRILTHCNTGSLATAYFGTALGVVRCLHSASRLENCYFTETRPYNQGARLTAYELVHDKIPSTLVCDSTVAYLMKTAQINAVVVGADRVAANGDTANKIGTYQIAVVAKHHEVPFYVAAPLTSIDFNVNTGDNIVIEERPQVEMTHINNIRIASPGVTCWNPAFDVTPARLITGIITEKGVFRPSELSTLQSQLQDHKNSLPQL is encoded by the exons ATGACTCTGCAGGCCATCAAGTATGAGAACGGCACGTTGGAAGTGCTCGATCAACTGCTGTTGCCCAAAGAGTCCAAGTACATACCCATTTTGGGCGTCGAGGACGGATGGAAGGTCATCAACAAAATGCAG gTACGCGGTGCTCCAGCCATTGCCATTGTTGGATGTTTAAGTTTGGCTGTAGAAATATCAAAAGaagagtttgaaaaaaaaaaggctCTTCGGCGAGAAGTTGAGggtaaactaaattatttaatatctgctAGACCTACTGCTGTAAATATGAAACAGGCAGCAGATcatttaatatcttatataaacTCTTTGGATAATGATGAATCAATTTCTGCACAAGAAATGCAAGCTAG gtTTGTAGCAGCTATAGAAGCAATGTTAGAAAAAGATATATCAGATAATAGATCAATAGGAGAATTTGGAGCTAAAGCAATTTTAAACAATGTTACGGATGGTGAACAAGTTCGTATTTTAACGCATTGCAACACTGGTTCATTAGCTACAGCATATTTTGGTACTGCATTAGGTGTTGTACGTTGTCTACACTCTGCTTCAAGActgg aaaattgttaTTTCACGGAAACAAGGCCTTACAATCAAGGCGCTAGATTAACTGCCTATGAATTAGTTCATGATAAGATACCATCAACTCTGGTCTGTGATAGTACTGTTGCTTATTTAATGAAGACTGCTCAGATAAATGCTGTTGTTGTTGGTGCTGATAGGGTGGCAGCTAATGGAGATACTGCTAACAAAATTGGGACCTATcaa ATCGCTGTAGTTGCCAAGCATCACGAAGTTCCATTTTATGTAGCTGCTCCATTAACTTCAattgattttaatgtaaatactgGTGATAATATAGTAATTGAGGAGAGGCCTCAAGTGGAAATgactcatataaataatattagaatagcttctccag gtGTAACTTGTTGGAATCCAGCATTTGATGTAACACCAGCTCGACTGATAACTGGAATAATCACTGAAAAGGGTGTTTTCCGACCGTCTGAACTCTCCACACTCCAGTCTCAATTGCAAGATCATAAAAACTCACTTCCTCAACTGTAa